The DNA window GAAATAGATAAGATTGAGGGCATCAGTATATGGGTCCATTACCCATGACGGCTAAAAACCATACTGTCGTTTTCTAACTATGGCGCGAAAAAGGATACAAGTTGTTAGTGTCGTCATACTTTTAAAGTTCATACATCCCCTTCAACTGCAGAAAGGACACCCAATCTATCCCCTCTCTTGTTACCGTTTTCTGCAACTTGAACTCTCAAAATAAGAGGATCAATTGTGGCTCTTATCCATTTCTAATAGAACAGTTCACTACCTATACATTTACCCACAAACCATACTCTGCTAAAGTCGCTCGAGGTCGACAAATTAACGGATTATAAGATTGAAACCACAAGAGATCCCAATCTTTCCGTTTTCGACTCCTGGTTTTTAGTTCAACCCACAACTTATTTGCAACTTGCAGTTTTAAAATTAGAAAGTCAATGGTGGTTTCTTCACTTCCGCTTTGGACAGGTATGCTATACATTACCCCTCGCTCATGAACCACACTTTTGACTCTTATGTCACGAGAGATTCCTTCCAGTTCACTTCCGTTGACTTGCAATACAAGATTAGGgtgcttttaatttcttttaaccAATAGAATTTTATGATGTTAGCTTTGATTGAGCTTTAGACTCAGAGCTGCTCTGTAAATAATGAATCGATTGGCTCATCAGAAACTGCTTAGCACTTGCAACTTGTATGTATAATATAGATCGTGGAAAAATAAAGTTTCTTGGTGATTAGTATTGAAGACTTGGACAAAAGTCAAACATTTTATCCTTACTTTTGATTCTTGTTTCATGTTTGGCATTTGAGGAATTCTTATATTCGATGGGCTAAGGTTGAAATTTCCATTGAAAAGACgtacctagtgcatgaggctttAGACTCGGAGCTGCTCTGTAAATAATGAATCGATTGGCTCATCAGAAACTGCTTAGCACTTGCAACTTGTATGTATAATATAGATCGTGGAAAAATGAAGTTTCTTGGTGATTAGCATTGAAGACTTGGACAAAAGTCAAACATTTTATTCTTACTTTTGATCCTTGTTTCATGTTTGGCATTTGAGGAATTCTTATATTCGATGGGCTAAGGTTGAAATTTCCATTGAAAAGACGTACCCAGTGCATGGGGCTTCTGCAATTGTGGGGTCCAGGAGGGTCACAATGTACATAGTCTTAGCCCCCCCCTTTTCGCAGAAAGGCTGTTTCTGAACTTGAACCCACGAGCACTAGGTGGGAATGGAGCAACCTCTCTATAAAGCTTCATTGAATATTTCTTTAAAGCTCCATTATGGGTTCAACCTTCAGAATCAACGAAGACTATTCCGAAGAAGCAAAGATGTTCCGGTATGGGATTCTGACCCtactttttgtttcttctctatttGTTACAGTTCAATCTACAGAGCTAAGCTCTGTCACTGATATTGAGGCCTTGAAGGCCTTCAAGGATTCAGTCACCCATGATCCATTTGGAACACTGGCAAGCTGGATCGATGCTAATCATTACTGCAACTGGTCTGGCATTGTTTGTGATGCATCTAACCATGTCATTTCTATATCTCTGCTAGCGATGGAACTCCAAGGCAAGATCTCTCCATTCCTGGGAAACATTTCGAGCCTCCAGGTTCTTGATTTATCCTCAAATTCTTTCACAGAGTCCATTCCTTCTCAGTTGGGTCTTTGTTCAAAGCTCACCCAATCGATCTTCTTCAACAATTCTTTGTCTGGCACaatcccaaaggaattaggaaaCCTCAGAAACCTGCAGGTATTGGATTTCGGGAATAACTTGTTAGATGGAGATATCCCTGAAAAGGTTTGCAACTGCACTACTTTGACTGCACTTAGCTTCAACACCAACAACTTCAGTGGCACAATCCCATCTTGCATTGGTAATTTGGTTAATCTTCAGGTTTTTGTAGCTTATACAAACAACTTGAGAGGTTCTATACCAGTTTCCATTGGTAGGTTATCTGCTTTGCAAAGTTTAGATTTGAGTCAAAACCAGTTTTCTGGGAAAATACCTTCTGGGATTGGGAACTTGACCAACTTACAATACCTCTCATTTTTCGAGAATCTTTTGAGTGGGGAAATCCCTCCTGAAATAGGGTATTGCCACAAGCTTTTGGAGCTGGACCTGTACAGCAATGCACTCAATGGAAGCATTCCTTCTCAGTTTGGAGAACTAGTCAACATAGAAGCATTAAGGTTGTTTGACAACCATTTATCCTCAACAATCCCTGCCTCTATATCCCAATGCAAATCATTAATTCATCTAGGCCTTTCACGTAATGAGTTAACTGGAAGAATACCTTCCGAGCTTGGATCTTTGGCTTCATTACAAGTTCTCACTCTGTTCTCTAATAACCTGACGGGCGGGATCCCTTTGACATTGTTGAACTTGCAAAACTTATCATATCTGCACTTGGGCATGAATTCCCTTGGAGGGGAGATCCCTTCCAACATTGGTTCCCTCTATAAGCTGCAGAAATTGTTCTTATATGGCAACCAACTAGAGGGCCCAATCCCATCAGAGATTGGCAATCTAAGCTTGTTGGTCACATTACAACTTGGTTTAAATAGATTTTCAGGTAGCATTCCTCCTACAATATCAAAGTTATCATCCCTTCAAGGACTTTCCCTGCCTGGGAATAACCTAGAAGGTGTAATTCCTGAGCAAATTTTTGAGCTGAAACAACTAACTCAACTTGATTTGCGTCTCAACAAGTTTACTGGTCCAATTCCAGATGTTTTCTCTAACTTTCAGTTTCTTTCAGCCTTGAACCTTCATGGGAACATGCTTAATGGGTCTATCCCAAGAGGCATGGACCAGCTCGATCATCTTTATTTGTTGGATCTGTCTAACAATCATCTCACTGGATCTATTCCTGGATCTGTAATAGCAGGCATGAAAAGCATTTCAATTTACCTCAACTTATCACACAATTACCTGGTTGGGTCCATTCCAGTAGAGCTTGGAGAGTTGCAAATGGTTCAGGCAATTGACATCTCAAACAATAATCTTTCAGGAAGTATTCCCACTACACTTGGAGGCTGCCAAAGTTTGTTTTCGCTTGATCTGTCGATGAATGCTCTATCTGGTCAAATTCCAGCTGATTTTTTATCTCAGTTGAATTCATTATCATACTTGAACCTTTCTTATAATAATTTAGATGGTCAGCTCCCAGGGAACATAGGTAATCTCAAGCACCTGAACATTCTTGATCTTTCTAGGAACGTATTAAATGGTACAATCCCTGAAAACCTGGGGAATCTTTCTGCCTTGAAATATCTCAACCTATCCTTCAATCAACTTGAAGGCCCTGTTCCGAAAGCCGGCATATTTAGACACCTTGATGCGTCTAGTCTGGAAGGGAACCCTGGTCTCTGTGGAACCAATTTTCTCACACCTTGCAGCAATTCAAGCCACTTAAGTACACCACATCGGTTCTCCAAGAAGGTTGCGTTAATTCTCATTGTTCTTGGAATCATTGCTATGTGCTTAATTCTGGTTTGTGCAGCATGTATCCTTGATCAATGCATCAAAAAAAGAAACTCTAAAGAAGTTGAAGCTCTAGAAGCATGTAATTCATTGTCCCCATTTATCAAGAGGTTTGATCCAAGGGTGTTGGAAATTGCTACGCACTTCTTTAGCGCAGAGAATGTGATTGGTAGCAGTGCCATGAGCACTGTGTTCAAGGGAAACCTGGAAGATGGGCAAACTGTTGCTGTGAAAGTATTGAATCTCCAACAATTCTCTACCGAGTCTGACAAGTGCTTCAAAAGAGAAGTTACTACCTTAAGCCATTTAAAGCACAGGAATCTGGTC is part of the Macadamia integrifolia cultivar HAES 741 unplaced genomic scaffold, SCU_Mint_v3 scaffold2541, whole genome shotgun sequence genome and encodes:
- the LOC122066703 gene encoding LRR receptor-like serine/threonine-protein kinase FLS2 isoform X2, whose product is MGSTFRINEDYSEEAKMFRYGILTLLFVSSLFVTVQSTELSSVTDIEALKAFKDSVTHDPFGTLASWIDANHYCNWSGIVCDASNHVISISLLAMELQGKISPFLGNISSLQVLDLSSNSFTESIPSQLGLCSKLTQSIFFNNSLSGTIPKELGNLRNLQVLDFGNNLLDGDIPEKVCNCTTLTALSFNTNNFSGTIPSCIGNLVNLQVFVAYTNNLRGSIPVSIGRLSALQSLDLSQNQFSGKIPSGIGNLTNLQYLSFFENLLSGEIPPEIGYCHKLLELDLYSNALNGSIPSQFGELVNIEALRLFDNHLSSTIPASISQCKSLIHLGLSRNELTGRIPSELGSLASLQVLTLFSNNLTGGIPLTLLNLQNLSYLHLGMNSLGGEIPSNIGSLYKLQKLFLYGNQLEGPIPSEIGNLSLLVTLQLGLNRFSGSIPPTISKLSSLQGLSLPGNNLEGVIPEQIFELKQLTQLDLRLNKFTGPIPDVFSNFQFLSALNLHGNMLNGSIPRGMDQLDHLYLLDLSNNHLTGSIPGSVIAGMKSISIYLNLSHNYLVGSIPVELGELQMVQAIDISNNNLSGSIPTTLGGCQSLFSLDLSMNALSGQIPADFLSQLNSLSYLNLSYNNLDGQLPGNIGNLKHLNILDLSRNVLNGTIPENLGNLSALKYLNLSFNQLEGPVPKAGIFRHLDASSLEGNPGLCGTNFLTPCSNSSHLSTPHRFSKKVALILIVLGIIAMCLILVCAACILDQCIKKRNSKEVEALEACNSLSPFIKRFDPRVLEIATHFFSAENVIGSSAMSTVFKGNLEDGQTVAVKVLNLQQFSTESDKCFKREVTTLSHLKHRNLVKVIGFAWESGKLKALVLKYMENGSLENIIHDPGVDRSRWTLSERLNVFVSVAHGLVYLHSGFNFPIVHCDLKPSNILLDGDWEAHVSDFGIARMLGIHTDAEVSLSTTSALEGTIGYLAPGKRPTGTIEDNGLPITLCQFVELALEEGINKLLQVVDPDLASSISTKQEQEKLFLLFKLALSCTCPVPEERPYMIEVLSSLSKISQSITGSSS
- the LOC122066703 gene encoding LRR receptor-like serine/threonine-protein kinase FLS2 isoform X1 — encoded protein: MGSTFRINEDYSEEAKMFRYGILTLLFVSSLFVTVQSTELSSVTDIEALKAFKDSVTHDPFGTLASWIDANHYCNWSGIVCDASNHVISISLLAMELQGKISPFLGNISSLQVLDLSSNSFTESIPSQLGLCSKLTQSIFFNNSLSGTIPKELGNLRNLQVLDFGNNLLDGDIPEKVCNCTTLTALSFNTNNFSGTIPSCIGNLVNLQVFVAYTNNLRGSIPVSIGRLSALQSLDLSQNQFSGKIPSGIGNLTNLQYLSFFENLLSGEIPPEIGYCHKLLELDLYSNALNGSIPSQFGELVNIEALRLFDNHLSSTIPASISQCKSLIHLGLSRNELTGRIPSELGSLASLQVLTLFSNNLTGGIPLTLLNLQNLSYLHLGMNSLGGEIPSNIGSLYKLQKLFLYGNQLEGPIPSEIGNLSLLVTLQLGLNRFSGSIPPTISKLSSLQGLSLPGNNLEGVIPEQIFELKQLTQLDLRLNKFTGPIPDVFSNFQFLSALNLHGNMLNGSIPRGMDQLDHLYLLDLSNNHLTGSIPGSVIAGMKSISIYLNLSHNYLVGSIPVELGELQMVQAIDISNNNLSGSIPTTLGGCQSLFSLDLSMNALSGQIPADFLSQLNSLSYLNLSYNNLDGQLPGNIGNLKHLNILDLSRNVLNGTIPENLGNLSALKYLNLSFNQLEGPVPKAGIFRHLDASSLEGNPGLCGTNFLTPCSNSSHLSTPHRFSKKVALILIVLGIIAMCLILVCAACILDQCIKKRNSKEVEALEACNSLSPFIKRFDPRVLEIATHFFSAENVIGSSAMSTVFKGNLEDGQTVAVKVLNLQQFSTESDKCFKREVTTLSHLKHRNLVKVIGFAWESGKLKALVLKYMENGSLENIIHDPGVDRSRWTLSERLNVFVSVAHGLVYLHSGFNFPIVHCDLKPSNILLDGDWEAHVSDFGIARMLGIHTDAEVSLSTTSALEGTIGYLAPEFAYIRKVTTKADVFSFGIVMMEFLTGKRPTGTIEDNGLPITLCQFVELALEEGINKLLQVVDPDLASSISTKQEQEKLFLLFKLALSCTCPVPEERPYMIEVLSSLSKISQSITGSSS